The Clarias gariepinus isolate MV-2021 ecotype Netherlands chromosome 26, CGAR_prim_01v2, whole genome shotgun sequence sequence CGACCTGAACTTTAGGCTGCAGTTTTGCCAGTCAAAAGGAAAGTAGCGGACGTTGATGGAACAGGAGCTACGGAAGATAGCAGGAGGCAACCAGTACACAAACCCAGTGGGGTCGACCAACACGTTACAATAATAAGCCACCTCGAACTGGGCGTCATTACTAATGAGAAGAGAAGCAGCATTGATTAACGACCTATAAAACGTTTTCATTGAAGAACATCGTCACAGAGTCGTCTTACTTGTTCTCCAGAACGATCTCTGGAAGCCACACCATTTTGGATGGTAGGCGCACAATAGTGATGTCATCAAACTCGGAGGGGTTCCATGCAAGTCTAGGGTCAGTCCAGCCCTAATCATAATCACGAGGAAACCCAGGATCAGAACTTAGAACACTTTTTATACAGATATATTTAAAGCTTTTCTAGATCCACATAGCTCTTTGTTCAGAAATTCttatattgattgattgattgattgattgattgattgattgattgaaaaaattattaacctttttaaaagttgagcctaaattaaattaattgagaTAAAGTTACAGTTTTAAGCCCAAACACTGCCTTTTCTTCAGAGAAACTCTAAAAGATCCTGTGCAAAACTCAAGAATAAACAATGAGTCAATGAGCTACAATAAATTCTAGCagaaatttctttttcttccccttttttttcagaaattttttttttattagagaaCTTACGTGTTCTATCCACACGTTGGTCAGCAAAGTTTCACTGACTTCATCCTGCCACAAACAGATTTACATCAGAATCAACAGAGTGATCTAAACACTGCAGTAAGGACGACATGTTCAGATAATGTTCTGTACAGTATGAAAatctgacaataaaaaaaacccaaaaaagaTCAATCTGATGATAAAAACATGATATACAGTTAATAGGAAGCTCAGGATTACAGCTTTGTCTGACCTTTGTctgaacacacactcaccagaGAGATGAGGTTGGACAGCATCAGCGAGAGATAAATCGTTGTCGTCTCATCTTTGTGTTGCACCGGACGCAGTTCTTTGTTGTATCCATTCAACAGGTGTTTGATGAGACGTTCCTCCTCGTTCCTGCCGCTGCATCCTGTGAGTGAGATGTAGACATTAATGAGCTTTATATACTTCATGGTGTAAAACCTGAGGAGCAGCACGtgtgtaaattaaatatattaaagtgtTTGAGTGTAAATAccaaaaacataattacaaggtaatttcttttattttaatatttagtgttttaatgtaaaaaatgtttcccaagcattattattattattgtttgtgttttttataagGCTTAAAAATACTACAACAAAACGTTCCTAGTTTGATAGATAGATTCTGCTTGGAATGTTTCTTTTAGAGAAACTCAAATTCTCTATCAGACCattaatggtaaaaaaaaaaaagatgttcatgTAAATGAACATGCATACATCATGTCTAgaattttttagaattttaaaatgcatcatCTAAAATTATAGCATAAGATACGGTATAGCCTACAGTTTTAAATGTCCCATAGAACCTGTTTTCACTCTGTAACCCTACATaactgggggaaaaaagctcACAAAAAGTTTGCGGTTTTGGTTTTGTTCTAGTTAACAcattttaatcaatcaatcaattacaCACTAttgcttttaataataataataataataataataataataataataataatgcattaacTATTTTATGTGTTCTTTCAACTGTATTGAATATTAAACTAAATGTGCTTTTGAATTTGCTCGTTCTAAAAATCACAGAGCTCTCAGATCATGAGCAGCTCTACAGTTATGCGAGTGTCCCTTACTATCCCAACACTGGATTTGTTCTTGTTTATATTACTAATACTGTatcaaataacaaaacattGAAGTATGGAATAATTTACAGTGAAAGCACAAACATGAAACTCAGATTAAACCTGAAAAACTCTGATTAAATTGAAGGACTGAACCATTTCTGTCTTTAGGAGGCGGAGGTGGGGGTGGTAAATATGAAATGCTTTGTTTGCTTTGTACAGTATTTCTTCTGACAGTATTAACTTATTTATacctgtatttaaaaatatatattatatactatataataaaaaatagtgttTTGCAATATTAATATGATTTGAACTGTTACACGAAAAATAAACCCtctttacagaataaaacatcAACATGGAGAAGAGTTCTGGAGCTGGAGGACAGTGTGGGACAGTGTGTCGGGGTGTTTGGGACATTTTGAGAGAACGCGTCTATTTAAATCAGTATTTAAGAGAATATCAATCCTGAGCTTTGTGATTGAAACACCGGGGAATGAGCTGTGAATACGAACACAAAGTgttaaagtttataaaaaagttaatagtttgattagtttaataataaatttttcttacctgagagaaagaagaagagcaAAACTGGAATCAGGAAAAAGACAGACTTCATTTTATTCCAGTTATCTTGTagtattttctgtttttctcagGTTGTTGCTGTGATTGTGTAAGTGTGATTCTCTACAGGATTGACTTGAACAGGTGGCAAAAACTACAGGGAAAAAATAGACACACAATCTCCCACTTCCGGTGCTGAGTTACAGTGCGCAGGGGTGGGGGTAGTAGAGTGGGCCGGGGTGGGGGGGAGTGGCTGATGACCCCACATCGGTCTGatggaataatttaaaaaaaaaaaacataaagaataataaatcagGTATTATTTTTAagcgtaacacacacacacacacacacacacacacacacacaaacaagcacacacatataggctaataattaataattgggTCCATTTATCGCAGACACACAACAAACACGAGTTTTAACATTTGTGTCGCTTTTTTTGTAGGTAAATGCATCCAGCAGGTGGCGCCAACAGATTAATTCAATTATATATTTCGGTTCCTGGTTTCTGTGAACTCGAGCAGAGCTGAGACTCGAGCTGGACATCAGCTGTTGTTTGCATTTCGTCACGACTCTGAGCTCCTGAACGCTGATGTAACATGAAGCCTTAGAGCTTGACTCAAACCTTTATCTGTTGCTCAAGTAGTAAGTGttatttagatagatagatagatagatagatagatagatagatagatagataacatGAAGCCTAAGAGCTTGACTCTATCCTTTATTTATTGCTCAAGTAGTaagtgttaattagttttagtttagttttagcctttatttgtcacatatacattacagcacagtgaaattccttcttcgcatatcccagcgtaactggggtcagagcgcagggtcagccatgatacagcgcccctggagcagttagggttaagggccttgctcaagggcccaacagtggcaacctggtggagctggggatcgaaccgccgaccttctgatcagtaactcagtgccttaggcctctgagccaccactgcccctaatcagatagatagatagatggatagatagataacatGAAGCCTCAGAGCTTGACTCCATCCTTTATTTATTGCTCAAGTAGTAAgtgttagatagatagatagatagatagatagatagatagatagatagatagatagatagatagatagatagatagggtGTTGCTCATTGAATGCACCGGGTCAGTGATAAAGAAGAGAGCACCTTTATCTTCCCAGTTTACCCTGCAGGTGTTCCTGTCCTGGCTGCTGTCCGAGGTGCTGAAGGTTTCTCACCTGCACTGCAAAGACTTTCCACTACGTTCACTGATCTCATTATTTACACAGGACAAGTTTATTCAGAAATCCAGCTGGCACGTGAAGCAATCTGTGAgatattatattttctttttgtctgtctgacTTCCTGTCATTCAAACTGTAGTTAGAGGTTTTGTTTGTCTCCCTgtccctttctctccctctgtctgtctgattgtctgtctgtctgttttttataatcattccctcacactctctcacactctctctctctctctctctctctctctctctatctatctatctattttatcTATCTGTTTGTATTTTATCTCACCTCatgtaacccccccccccccccccgccccccgccTCTGGCTCTAAACCCGGATGAATGACTTCACTTTTCCGCCTGGGTGTTCCTCCTCCTTTATGGTCTTTGGGATCTCCCTGCGTTTTTCCGCCTCACCACCAATCCCTgactccctctctccctccccccccctctctctctctctctctctctctctgttaccATAACAGCTCATTGAGTCCTAACTCGGAGCGAGCGCGCGCTGCTGGAGTTAGAGAGATTACGCTCAACCCGAACCCCGAGCCGGAACCCGAACCTGTTCTCATTTTCGGATTtcaacattctctctctctctctctctctctctctctctcacacacacacacacacacacacacacactctcgccatGTCCGAGGTTTTGCCCTACAGCGAGGGGAAGATGAACGGCTACGGGCCGGACGACGAGGTCGGACAAATGTCGTTCAGCTGCCGGCTGCAGGACACCAACTCGTTTTTCGGCGCGTCGCAGTCAAAAAGGCCGCCGAAACTCGGACAGATCGGGCGGGCAAAGCACGGTGAGTGAGTCCGGGGATGACCGGGAGGG is a genomic window containing:
- the camk2n2 gene encoding calcium/calmodulin-dependent protein kinase II inhibitor 2, with product MSEVLPYSEGKMNGYGPDDEVGQMSFSCRLQDTNSFFGASQSKRPPKLGQIGRAKHVVIEDDRIDEVLKGMADKPSPGV